Proteins co-encoded in one Flavivirga eckloniae genomic window:
- a CDS encoding DUF6520 family protein, protein MKTKIFKIALPFLALIMAASGSLGFDSNGVHPYNVGFFAKCPNIDCMAVVPDPDTEENCKPYNEGPVCTIRILERNCDLYCEDPNDNTPGEKCDLLLKRPLE, encoded by the coding sequence ATGAAAACGAAAATTTTTAAAATCGCTTTACCTTTTTTGGCTTTGATAATGGCTGCTTCTGGTTCGCTGGGTTTTGATTCAAACGGCGTACATCCATATAATGTTGGCTTTTTTGCCAAGTGTCCCAATATAGACTGTATGGCGGTAGTTCCTGATCCAGATACAGAAGAAAATTGTAAACCCTACAATGAAGGCCCTGTTTGCACGATTCGTATATTAGAAAGGAATTGTGACCTTTATTGTGAAGACCCTAATGATAATACTCCTGGTGAGAAGTGTGACTTATTGTTAAAGAGACCTCTTGAATAA
- a CDS encoding TlpA family protein disulfide reductase, translating into MKKILFLALTTAFIACEDAPKDYATLSGKITDKNSDSLVVRTRTYSKTIKVNEDGTFSDTLKVAAGVYNIYDGTEATNMFLKNGFDINITLDTKRFDETVKYTGVGAETSNYLAKKALMQEEMFTSALFDLEEEAFKNKVTEIETKLSEFIEANKTIDSAIYASEKAGLEKLNEGLLGAYSQQKQRTTQMSEFIGKPSPEFVDYENHKGGTTSLADLKGKYVYIDVWATWCGPCKKEIPSLKKVEKQYHGKNIEFVSISIDTPKDHGKWKEMVNDKALGGVQLFADNNWKSQFVQDYKIQGIPRFILIDPAGNIVNADAPRPSSPKLIELFTSLEI; encoded by the coding sequence ATGAAAAAAATACTCTTTTTAGCTCTTACTACAGCTTTTATAGCTTGTGAGGACGCCCCTAAGGACTATGCAACTTTATCTGGTAAAATTACTGATAAAAACAGTGATTCCTTAGTAGTTAGAACACGTACATATTCAAAAACCATTAAAGTTAATGAAGATGGTACCTTTAGCGATACCTTAAAAGTAGCTGCGGGTGTGTATAATATTTATGATGGAACAGAAGCTACTAATATGTTTCTTAAAAACGGATTTGACATCAATATTACTTTAGATACTAAGAGATTTGATGAAACTGTTAAATATACTGGTGTTGGTGCCGAAACAAGTAATTATCTGGCAAAAAAGGCTTTAATGCAGGAAGAAATGTTTACATCTGCTTTATTCGATTTGGAAGAAGAAGCATTTAAAAACAAAGTGACTGAAATTGAAACAAAACTATCTGAGTTTATAGAAGCCAATAAAACTATCGATTCTGCAATTTATGCTAGTGAAAAAGCAGGCTTGGAAAAACTTAACGAAGGTCTTTTAGGAGCTTATAGCCAACAAAAACAGCGTACTACTCAAATGTCTGAGTTTATAGGTAAGCCTTCTCCTGAATTTGTTGATTACGAAAACCATAAAGGAGGCACAACATCGTTGGCAGACTTAAAAGGAAAATACGTTTATATTGATGTATGGGCCACTTGGTGCGGACCTTGTAAAAAGGAAATTCCTTCGCTAAAAAAGGTTGAAAAGCAATACCACGGAAAAAACATCGAGTTTGTTAGTATTTCTATAGATACTCCAAAAGACCATGGTAAATGGAAAGAAATGGTTAACGATAAAGCCTTAGGGGGCGTACAATTATTTGCCGATAACAACTGGAAATCGCAATTTGTACAAGACTATAAAATTCAAGGGATTCCTCGTTTTATTCTTATAGATCCGGCTGGAAACATTGTTAATGCAGATGCACCAAGACCTTCTAGTCCGAAGTTAATTGAATTATTTACTTCTTTAGAGATATAA
- a CDS encoding DUF4468 domain-containing protein, with protein sequence MKKFVILLLLVCTAATFSQSKKNKKLIQEIVGLWKLDDNNNVTYTKIIEGINLSKDEIYTRALAYFTYNYGDGDSVVQVQDKEKGTIVAKGLYEKAHVGISLVTYIFDTWHVLRIDIKENRARILLSLTNYNYTVSGGSTPDVKNTIPISSNYPVTQKGHTKNQFAQAFYKSHKRAEATLLAIEKALKEGNTFNSEQDDW encoded by the coding sequence ATGAAAAAATTTGTGATATTACTTTTGTTGGTTTGCACAGCAGCAACTTTCTCTCAATCAAAAAAAAATAAAAAATTAATACAAGAGATAGTAGGTCTCTGGAAACTTGATGATAACAACAATGTAACTTACACCAAAATTATAGAAGGTATCAACTTGTCTAAAGATGAGATTTACACTAGGGCATTAGCTTACTTTACATATAATTACGGTGATGGTGATTCTGTGGTTCAAGTTCAAGATAAAGAAAAAGGAACTATAGTAGCTAAAGGGTTATATGAAAAAGCACATGTTGGGATTTCTTTGGTAACTTATATATTCGACACATGGCATGTTTTAAGGATTGACATTAAAGAAAATAGAGCACGCATTCTACTGAGTTTAACAAATTATAATTATACTGTTTCGGGTGGTAGCACTCCAGATGTAAAGAATACAATTCCTATAAGCTCAAATTATCCCGTTACACAAAAAGGCCATACAAAAAACCAGTTTGCACAAGCATTTTACAAATCCCATAAAAGAGCCGAGGCTACACTATTGGCTATAGAAAAAGCACTAAAAGAAGGTAATACATTTAACAGTGAACAAGACGACTGGTAA